The Vicinamibacteria bacterium DNA window TCGTGCCGTCTCGAACGAGGGCGAACAAATTCCCACCCACGGGGTCGCACGCGAGTGAGAGCGCGGTGCCGGGAAGCTCCCCCACCTCCACCGGACCGACGGGCGACAGGGTCTCGTCGAACGCGACCTTCCAGATCGAACCTTCGTCCTCACGATTCACCAGGACGTACAGGTGTCCATCCGATCCCTCTACGAGGCCCGCCGGCGTTCCAGGGAGCGAGAAGAGGCGCTCCGGGGCTCGTGGCTCGCCCGTTTCATCGAACGTGAAACGAAAGATCGCCCCTTTTTCCTGAGCGGCAACGTAGAGCCCCCCGTCTGGTCCGAAGGCAATTCCTCCGGCCTGCGCCACGGCTTCGGTTCCCTCGAAGGTCGATTCTTCCGAGCCATCGAGGGCAACACGGGCGAGGTGGCCGACGCGAAGCCCTGAAGCCGCCACGAACAGCGAACCGGCAAGTGGGCCCGATTCCGGGCCGAAGGTCAGCGCGACCGGGTTTCGAACGTCCTCGAGCCAGACCACGTTCTCGATCCGGGCTTCCACAAATCCCGGATCGATCGGGAAAGTGTAGAGATAAGCGGGATCCTGATACGGTCGAGTACCCGAGGACAGGAGAACGCCCCAGTCCGCGCCGGTTCTTGACACAACCCCGGCGGGCCTTTCGATGGGATAAAAGACGCGGGAGAGGCGAAACCCCAAAAGCTCGCTCTCGAAATCCACGGTGCCCGACCTGGGGGAGAGTGCCACCGCGGTGCGCAGAGTCGAGATGCCGTCGCTAAGCTCGATCTTCACTGCCGAGAGTTTCTGGCCTTGGGTGGATCTCGAGAAGGCCACGCTTTCTCCCCCGGAGTCGAGGTATTCGACCGAAAGCGACTCGGCATCGTGTATCAGAACGCGCCTCCCTACGCCCGCGACGTCTTTGATGAGATCCCCGTCCTCGATGAAGTAACGCACCTCCCTCAGGCCCATCGCTCGGGCGCCCTCGTCCGGACGAAACACCGCTCGAAACGATCCATCTGTCGTCTCGAGCGACCGGAAACTCAGCGTTCCCTTTGCAGTGGCCACGACGACGGCGCGCTCGGCCTGCCCACGCGAGTTCGCCATCAACACGCGCTTGCCGACGGAGAATTCGTCTGTTTCCCCGGCGACGACTCGGTCCGCCGGCGAGCGCAACTCGCTGCGAAGGGCAGTGGCCGCGAGGTCGGGGTTCGACCTGACCGTGAGCGTATTGCCCGAATCCGGCACGACGGCGACGACGTCCTCTCCAAGCCCCTGTCCGGCGATCGACAGCTCGTAGGTGACGTCGTCGAGCGCTAGCGTCGCTGCGCTCGATTTAGCCGCGCGATCGCTCTGCGTTCGGTAGACCGTCCGCATCTGACGCATCGTCTGAGCGAGCAATCCCATGACGACCAGGGTGATGGTGAGGGCGAGCAGCGCTTCCAGGAGGCTGAAACCGCGATCGTGCACGCCCCTATGGTCGCAGAGGCGCTACCCCGAAGCGAGCACGCACCGGCCGCCCGACGCTCTCCCGACGAGGCTCACTCGGGCGAGCGGCTCATCCCTCGTCGTTTGGCACGCGGGCGAAACGCCGTGTCTCGGGATGGCACTTTCTTCACAATCCTCTCGAAGTCGGGCATGAAGGAAGATTTGCGGTAGTGCCGACTCCTCACTTCCTCGACGAGAGCAACCCAGCCCCGACTGAGACCGGCTCTCTCGTAGCAGAGCTTCGCTCGTTCGAGGTGAGACAGCGCTTGTGGATAGTACTTGCTGTTCCGCTCGCCCACGATCCGCATGGCCAAAGCGGCATAGAGTCTGGCGGCGACCCCGGCATGGTCGCGCTGCAACCGGTCGGCGGCTTTGCGAAGAACTTTCGGACGCACCTCGCGGAGGGCATCCTCGGTCACTCCGGTGACGTGATCGATCAACCGTTCCGTTTCCCGCGTCTCGAGATAGAGCTCGACCGACGACGTGAGGTCACCCTGTCGGGCTCTACCCATGGCGCGTTCATGCCAATCACGCCGTTGCGCGTCGGGGACGTAGCGCATGAGCTCGCCGTAGGTGAACCAATGCGGCCTGACCTCGAAATCCCGCCAAGCTCGCGCCAGCGCTTCTTCGGGGTGCCCGAGGGCCATGAGAAGGGACCTTTCCCGGTCCTTGAGATCATAGACCGAGACGTCGGGTCGCGACGACATGAGCTCGATCTGAAGTCCTCGCTGGACCCAGCGAAGCGCCTGCCCAGTATCCCCGTGAACTTCGAACATGTTCGCGATCGCCAGGCAGTCCTTGCCCTGGGCACCGGTCTCCTTGCAGAGCCTGATGTATGAGAACGCATCTTTCTGGGCCTGGTAACAGGCACGAAGCACTCCCGCCCATTTGCGATAGGATGCGTCCCCGCCGATCTTCCCCACCCTGCGCCCGGCCTCTTTCGAAGCCTCTCCGAACCTCGCTCGGCTCAGCCGGACGAAAGCGGCGAGACCTCTTTCGTCGAGCACGCCGACGACGTCATGGTCGAGATCCGAGGTGTAGCCGAACTCATCGGTGTCGATCCACCGAACGAGGATCCTGGCCGTCTCCTCCGGCGAACGACCACCTGACTGTCGCGCGATGACCCACCGGCAGCAGAGACGCTGCATGAAAACACCAAAGCTGCCGCTCGAATCATCGATCTCTTCCGTCTTCGCGTAGCAACCTGCCAGCAACGCTTCGTAGAGATTCGCGGCCTGCTCCGGCTCGCTAGAGACGAGAGGATCGATCCGGGCCGCTAGTCGCTCGAGACCCTTCACGAAGGCGAAGGTGTCACCTTGACGAACGAACCGTCCAGGACGAAGAGCCGGTTCCATCGCTCGCTCGACCGAGTCGAGCGGCGCACACCCTCGTCCTTCCGTGCCCCCCATGTGTCCGTCCCCGGCGGGCAACTCTATCAGAATGCGGTCTCCGAACGAAGTCCGATGTGGAAGATCCTGGCTCGGCGAGGCGAACGGTGAAAGAACGTTCGACTTTCGGCTCGCTCAATCCTCGCCGAATGGCGTTCGCTTGCGCCTCGTCCATACGATGGGGAAACGCTCGTCATCCTGGGCCAGGGAGCCCGGCTCGATCGAGACGTCCTGCTGTCGAACCGTTGGGTCGGCCGCGGGATGAGGTTTCCAGACGGCGTCGTCCCCCAACCAGCGGGTCGAGAGGGCGGCCCGGCGAGCGCCAGACAGATTTGCCGTCGCCGAATGGACTACCCAAGCCGAAAAGATCACGGCGTCTCCTGGCTTCATGGGTGCGCATACCAGAATGTCATAAACGTTCCGGTTGCCCCCGATATCCGGTATTCGCTCGCCGCCGGCGCCGTCGATCCAATCGTTCTTTTCGTCGGAC harbors:
- a CDS encoding prepilin-type N-terminal cleavage/methylation domain-containing protein, with product MHDRGFSLLEALLALTITLVVMGLLAQTMRQMRTVYRTQSDRAAKSSAATLALDDVTYELSIAGQGLGEDVVAVVPDSGNTLTVRSNPDLAATALRSELRSPADRVVAGETDEFSVGKRVLMANSRGQAERAVVVATAKGTLSFRSLETTDGSFRAVFRPDEGARAMGLREVRYFIEDGDLIKDVAGVGRRVLIHDAESLSVEYLDSGGESVAFSRSTQGQKLSAVKIELSDGISTLRTAVALSPRSGTVDFESELLGFRLSRVFYPIERPAGVVSRTGADWGVLLSSGTRPYQDPAYLYTFPIDPGFVEARIENVVWLEDVRNPVALTFGPESGPLAGSLFVAASGLRVGHLARVALDGSEESTFEGTEAVAQAGGIAFGPDGGLYVAAQEKGAIFRFTFDETGEPRAPERLFSLPGTPAGLVEGSDGHLYVLVNREDEGSIWKVAFDETLSPVGPVEVGELPGTALSLACDPVGGNLFALVRDGTTDFLVVELDDIRLRGGSVATRPRVIFSLRRWQVRLEEGRVAPRELPFPLQELPQRMAYLRTGEVDFIAFDSLGSLYMGARERNLVLKFELDRPSGRYAVGVAGGVVGGSIRLHAWKKTALGR